The Setaria viridis chromosome 6, Setaria_viridis_v4.0, whole genome shotgun sequence genome contains a region encoding:
- the LOC117861328 gene encoding uncharacterized protein isoform X1, with protein MDLAKLIAAAAAAAGPRSALAASGGSMGGSSSSDSSSSTCDFSSSDDSWWSSSPSSSPSGEEEGKEATHESVGTAPVELSPAAKRRHDMVFWGGIALASAALVLAALHHDPPTTTVVKLQVALRGVAAAKSFQKDLNKIAEKVQASDQRWYEFILTETIHSLRRHKDSCISSSLSADVKDYRKEHFNNISIEERSKFDEETFSNLDGIKSKRSYSRKTGVSKNEYTVSAVNHSDRCGRSTAVPRSQKLCRSRSSSGKAQLYSCRRNSGYSCPVDSSARERRALRRELKEDYPYLKPLRDD; from the exons ATGGATCTCGCCAAGCtaatcgccgccgccgcggctgcggcgggccCTCGCTCCGCGCTCGCCGCGTCGGGGGGCTCCATGGGCGGGAGCTCCTCCTctgactcctcctcctcgacctgcGACTTCTCCTCATCCGACGATTCGTGGTGgtcttcctcgccgtcgtcgtcgccctcgggggaggaggagggcaaggAGGCGACCCACGAGTCGGTCGGTACCGCGCCGGTGGAGCTTTCCCCCGCGGCGAAGCGGCGGCACGACATGGTTTTCTGGGGAGGCATCGCTCTGGCGTCCGCTGCCCTCGTCTTGGCTGCTCTGCACCATGACCCGCCGACGACGACAGTGGTCAAGCTCCAG GTTGCCTTGCGCGGTGTGGCTGCGGCGAAGTCGTTCCAAAAGGATCTGAACAAGATCGCTGAGAAGGTTCAGGCTTCTGACCAGCGCTGGTACGAGTTCATATTGACTG AGACCATACATTCCTTGCGCCGCCACAAGGATAGCTGCATCTCTTCAAGCTTGTCG GCTGATGTCAAAGATTATAGGAAGGAGCATTTCAACAACATTTCCATAGAAGAGAGGAGCAAATTCGATGAGGAAACATTCAGCAACTTGGATGGGATCAAGAGCAAGAGAAGCTACTCGAGGAAAACAGGCGTCTCCAAAAACGAATATACAGTG TCTGCAGTTAACCATTCTGATCGCTGCGGAAGGAGCACTGCAGTTCCCCGGAGTCAGAAGCTCTGCAGATCTAGAAGCAGTAGTGGGAAAGCTCAACTCTATTCCTGCAGGAGAAATTCGG GGTATTCATGTCCTGTAGACTCCTCAGCAAGAGAACGACGTGCTCTCAGAAGAGAGCTGAAGGAGGATTACCCGTACCTGAAACCCTTGCGCGATGACTAG
- the LOC117861328 gene encoding FLUCTUATING-LIGHT-ACCLIMATION protein 1, chloroplastic isoform X2 produces the protein MDLAKLIAAAAAAAGPRSALAASGGSMGGSSSSDSSSSTCDFSSSDDSWWSSSPSSSPSGEEEGKEATHESVGTAPVELSPAAKRRHDMVFWGGIALASAALVLAALHHDPPTTTVVKLQVALRGVAAAKSFQKDLNKIAEKVQASDQRWYEFILTETIHSLRRHKDSCISSSLSADVKDYRKEHFNNISIEERSKFDEETFSNLDGIKSKRSYSRKTGVSKNEYTVLTILIAAEGALQFPGVRSSADLEAVVGKLNSIPAGEIRGIHVL, from the exons ATGGATCTCGCCAAGCtaatcgccgccgccgcggctgcggcgggccCTCGCTCCGCGCTCGCCGCGTCGGGGGGCTCCATGGGCGGGAGCTCCTCCTctgactcctcctcctcgacctgcGACTTCTCCTCATCCGACGATTCGTGGTGgtcttcctcgccgtcgtcgtcgccctcgggggaggaggagggcaaggAGGCGACCCACGAGTCGGTCGGTACCGCGCCGGTGGAGCTTTCCCCCGCGGCGAAGCGGCGGCACGACATGGTTTTCTGGGGAGGCATCGCTCTGGCGTCCGCTGCCCTCGTCTTGGCTGCTCTGCACCATGACCCGCCGACGACGACAGTGGTCAAGCTCCAG GTTGCCTTGCGCGGTGTGGCTGCGGCGAAGTCGTTCCAAAAGGATCTGAACAAGATCGCTGAGAAGGTTCAGGCTTCTGACCAGCGCTGGTACGAGTTCATATTGACTG AGACCATACATTCCTTGCGCCGCCACAAGGATAGCTGCATCTCTTCAAGCTTGTCG GCTGATGTCAAAGATTATAGGAAGGAGCATTTCAACAACATTTCCATAGAAGAGAGGAGCAAATTCGATGAGGAAACATTCAGCAACTTGGATGGGATCAAGAGCAAGAGAAGCTACTCGAGGAAAACAGGCGTCTCCAAAAACGAATATACAGTG TTAACCATTCTGATCGCTGCGGAAGGAGCACTGCAGTTCCCCGGAGTCAGAAGCTCTGCAGATCTAGAAGCAGTAGTGGGAAAGCTCAACTCTATTCCTGCAGGAGAAATTCGG GGTATTCATGTCCTGTAG
- the LOC117861327 gene encoding COP9 signalosome complex subunit 3 isoform X3, with amino-acid sequence MESLEALVAHIQGLSGSPEEVAHLHSLLKQADGDSLRSHAAALVPFLAHLSPEAHSLGYLYLLEACATSGANLGADFLVTVADFLTACSADQIRLAPDKFLNVCRVFKDQVMLLNTPIRGIAPLRAAVRKIQASPEQLTPVHAEYLLLCLLAKQYKAGLSVLEDDIFEVDQPKDLFLYCYYGGMIYIGLKKFPKASELLHNAVTAPMSSLNAIAVEAYKKYILVSLIQNGQVPSFPKYTSATAQRNMKNHAQIYVELSTCYGNGRYTDLETFVESNAAVFQSDNNLGLAKQVLSSMYKRNIQRLTQTYLTLSLEDIARSVQLDTPRDAEMHVLRMIEDGEIHATINQKDGMVSFHEDPEQYKSVEMVDHIDTSIQRLTALSKKLASIDENMACDPAYLLKVDVKDTGDSWEQHFDKISIEERSKFDEETLYNLEGIKKKKSYSRKPDGFRNEYIVLTILVAADGALKFPQVRNYADLEAVVEKLNSIPARQIQGIQVLWTPQEENDVVSEEKLLEDYPYLKALCDD; translated from the exons aTGGAATCCCTGGAGGCCCTCGTGGCGCACATCCAGGGGCTCTCCGGCAGCCCCGAGGAGGTGGCCCACCTCCACAGCCTCCTCAAGCAGGCGGACGGCGACTCCCTGcgctcccacgccgccgcgctcgtccCCTTCCTCGCGCACCTCAGCCCCGAGGCCCACTCCCTCGGCTACCTCTACCTCCT GGAGGCGTGCGCGACCTCGGGAGCCAATCTCGGCGCGGACTTCCTCGTCACCGTGGCCGATTTCCTCACCGCGTGCTCGGCGGACCAGATACGCCTGGCGCCCGACAAAT TCCTGAATGTGTGCAGGGTGTTCAAGGATCAGGTCATGCTGCTCAACACCCCGATCAGGGGGATCGCCCCACTGCGTGCGGCAGTCCGTAAGATCCAGGCTTCGCCCGAGCAGCTGACCCCGGTCCACGCCGAGTACCTTCTCCTGTGCCTGCTGGCGAAGCAGTACAAGGCTGGCCTGAGCGTCCTGGAGGATGACATATTCGAAGTCGATCAGCCAAAGGACCTGTTCCTCTACTGCTACTACGG AGGGATGATATACATTGGGCTCAAGAAGTTTCCTAAAGCTTCGGAGCTTCTTCACAAT GCTGTTACTGCCCCAATGTCATCGTTGAATGCGATTGCTGTGGAAGCCTACAAGAAGTACATCCTTGTTTCGCTCATTCAGAATGGACAG GTCCCATCATTTCCGAAGTATACATCTGCCACTGCTCAAAGAAATATGAAAAATCATGCCCAG ATTTATGTTGAGCTTTCTACATGCTATGGCAACGGTCGCTACACTGACTTAGAGACATTTGTCGAATCAAATGCAGCAGTGTTTCAATCC GACAACAACCTAGGGTTGGCGAAGCAAGTGCTCTCCTCGATGTACAAACGAAACATCCAAAGGCTGACCCAGACCTACTTAACTCTGTCACTTGAAGATATTGCTAGATCTGTTCAACTTGACACACCAAGGGATGCTGAAATGCATGTACTTCGCATG ATTGAAGATGGAGAGATCCATGCAACCATAAACCAGAAGGATGGCATGGTCAGCTTTCATGAAGATCCTGAACAATATAAAAGTGTTGAGATGGTGGATCATATCGACACTTCTATTCAGAG GTTGACGGCTTTGTCCAAGAAGTTGGCTTCAATTGATGAGAACATGGCTTGCGATCCTGCATATTTACTGAAG GTTGATGTGAAAGATACAGGTGACTCATGGGAGCAGCATTTTGACAAAATTTCTATCGAGGAGAGGAGCAAATTTGATGAAGAAACCCTCTACAACCTGGAAGgaatcaagaaaaagaaaagttactCTAGAAAACCAGATGGCTTCAGAAATGAGTACATAGTG TTAACCATTCTGGTTGCTGCCGATGGAGCACTGAAGTTCCCTCAAGTGAGAAACTACGCAGATCTGGAAGCAGTTGTGGAAAAGCTCAACTCTATACCCGCAAGGCAAATTCAG GGTATTCAAGTTCTATGGACTCCCCAGGAAGAGAACGACGTTGTTTCAGAAGAGAAGCTGCTAGAGGATTATCCTTATCTGAAGGCCTTGTGTGATGATTAG
- the LOC117861327 gene encoding COP9 signalosome complex subunit 3 isoform X1, with protein MESLEALVAHIQGLSGSPEEVAHLHSLLKQADGDSLRSHAAALVPFLAHLSPEAHSLGYLYLLEACATSGANLGADFLVTVADFLTACSADQIRLAPDKFLNVCRVFKDQVMLLNTPIRGIAPLRAAVRKIQASPEQLTPVHAEYLLLCLLAKQYKAGLSVLEDDIFEVDQPKDLFLYCYYGGMIYIGLKKFPKASELLHNAVTAPMSSLNAIAVEAYKKYILVSLIQNGQVPSFPKYTSATAQRNMKNHAQIYVELSTCYGNGRYTDLETFVESNAAVFQSDNNLGLAKQVLSSMYKRNIQRLTQTYLTLSLEDIARSVQLDTPRDAEMHVLRMIEDGEIHATINQKDGMVSFHEDPEQYKSVEMVDHIDTSIQRLTALSKKLASIDENMACDPAYLLKGGITEDSTTTTSTPFHTSIFEMI; from the exons aTGGAATCCCTGGAGGCCCTCGTGGCGCACATCCAGGGGCTCTCCGGCAGCCCCGAGGAGGTGGCCCACCTCCACAGCCTCCTCAAGCAGGCGGACGGCGACTCCCTGcgctcccacgccgccgcgctcgtccCCTTCCTCGCGCACCTCAGCCCCGAGGCCCACTCCCTCGGCTACCTCTACCTCCT GGAGGCGTGCGCGACCTCGGGAGCCAATCTCGGCGCGGACTTCCTCGTCACCGTGGCCGATTTCCTCACCGCGTGCTCGGCGGACCAGATACGCCTGGCGCCCGACAAAT TCCTGAATGTGTGCAGGGTGTTCAAGGATCAGGTCATGCTGCTCAACACCCCGATCAGGGGGATCGCCCCACTGCGTGCGGCAGTCCGTAAGATCCAGGCTTCGCCCGAGCAGCTGACCCCGGTCCACGCCGAGTACCTTCTCCTGTGCCTGCTGGCGAAGCAGTACAAGGCTGGCCTGAGCGTCCTGGAGGATGACATATTCGAAGTCGATCAGCCAAAGGACCTGTTCCTCTACTGCTACTACGG AGGGATGATATACATTGGGCTCAAGAAGTTTCCTAAAGCTTCGGAGCTTCTTCACAAT GCTGTTACTGCCCCAATGTCATCGTTGAATGCGATTGCTGTGGAAGCCTACAAGAAGTACATCCTTGTTTCGCTCATTCAGAATGGACAG GTCCCATCATTTCCGAAGTATACATCTGCCACTGCTCAAAGAAATATGAAAAATCATGCCCAG ATTTATGTTGAGCTTTCTACATGCTATGGCAACGGTCGCTACACTGACTTAGAGACATTTGTCGAATCAAATGCAGCAGTGTTTCAATCC GACAACAACCTAGGGTTGGCGAAGCAAGTGCTCTCCTCGATGTACAAACGAAACATCCAAAGGCTGACCCAGACCTACTTAACTCTGTCACTTGAAGATATTGCTAGATCTGTTCAACTTGACACACCAAGGGATGCTGAAATGCATGTACTTCGCATG ATTGAAGATGGAGAGATCCATGCAACCATAAACCAGAAGGATGGCATGGTCAGCTTTCATGAAGATCCTGAACAATATAAAAGTGTTGAGATGGTGGATCATATCGACACTTCTATTCAGAG GTTGACGGCTTTGTCCAAGAAGTTGGCTTCAATTGATGAGAACATGGCTTGCGATCCTGCATATTTACTGAAG GGCGGGATAACCGAAGATTCGACTACGACGACTTCGACTCCGTTCCACACAAGTATTTTTGAGATGATTTAA
- the LOC117861327 gene encoding COP9 signalosome complex subunit 3 isoform X2, whose product MESLEALVAHIQGLSGSPEEVAHLHSLLKQADGDSLRSHAAALVPFLAHLSPEAHSLGYLYLLEACATSGANLGADFLVTVADFLTACSADQIRLAPDKFLNVCRVFKDQVMLLNTPIRGIAPLRAAVRKIQASPEQLTPVHAEYLLLCLLAKQYKAGLSVLEDDIFEVDQPKDLFLYCYYGGMIYIGLKKFPKASELLHNAVTAPMSSLNAIAVEAYKKYILVSLIQNGQVPSFPKYTSATAQRNMKNHAQIYVELSTCYGNGRYTDLETFVESNAAVFQSDNNLGLAKQVLSSMYKRNIQRLTQTYLTLSLEDIARSVQLDTPRDAEMHVLRMIEDGEIHATINQKDGMVSFHEDPEQYKSVEMVDHIDTSIQRLTALSKKLASIDENMACDPAYLLKTGRDNRRFDYDDFDSVPHKYF is encoded by the exons aTGGAATCCCTGGAGGCCCTCGTGGCGCACATCCAGGGGCTCTCCGGCAGCCCCGAGGAGGTGGCCCACCTCCACAGCCTCCTCAAGCAGGCGGACGGCGACTCCCTGcgctcccacgccgccgcgctcgtccCCTTCCTCGCGCACCTCAGCCCCGAGGCCCACTCCCTCGGCTACCTCTACCTCCT GGAGGCGTGCGCGACCTCGGGAGCCAATCTCGGCGCGGACTTCCTCGTCACCGTGGCCGATTTCCTCACCGCGTGCTCGGCGGACCAGATACGCCTGGCGCCCGACAAAT TCCTGAATGTGTGCAGGGTGTTCAAGGATCAGGTCATGCTGCTCAACACCCCGATCAGGGGGATCGCCCCACTGCGTGCGGCAGTCCGTAAGATCCAGGCTTCGCCCGAGCAGCTGACCCCGGTCCACGCCGAGTACCTTCTCCTGTGCCTGCTGGCGAAGCAGTACAAGGCTGGCCTGAGCGTCCTGGAGGATGACATATTCGAAGTCGATCAGCCAAAGGACCTGTTCCTCTACTGCTACTACGG AGGGATGATATACATTGGGCTCAAGAAGTTTCCTAAAGCTTCGGAGCTTCTTCACAAT GCTGTTACTGCCCCAATGTCATCGTTGAATGCGATTGCTGTGGAAGCCTACAAGAAGTACATCCTTGTTTCGCTCATTCAGAATGGACAG GTCCCATCATTTCCGAAGTATACATCTGCCACTGCTCAAAGAAATATGAAAAATCATGCCCAG ATTTATGTTGAGCTTTCTACATGCTATGGCAACGGTCGCTACACTGACTTAGAGACATTTGTCGAATCAAATGCAGCAGTGTTTCAATCC GACAACAACCTAGGGTTGGCGAAGCAAGTGCTCTCCTCGATGTACAAACGAAACATCCAAAGGCTGACCCAGACCTACTTAACTCTGTCACTTGAAGATATTGCTAGATCTGTTCAACTTGACACACCAAGGGATGCTGAAATGCATGTACTTCGCATG ATTGAAGATGGAGAGATCCATGCAACCATAAACCAGAAGGATGGCATGGTCAGCTTTCATGAAGATCCTGAACAATATAAAAGTGTTGAGATGGTGGATCATATCGACACTTCTATTCAGAG GTTGACGGCTTTGTCCAAGAAGTTGGCTTCAATTGATGAGAACATGGCTTGCGATCCTGCATATTTACTGAAG ACAGGGCGGGATAACCGAAGATTCGACTACGACGACTTCGACTCCGTTCCACACAAGTATTTTTGA
- the LOC117859541 gene encoding probable adenylate kinase 7, mitochondrial, whose translation MAGLLRLAARSLSRRAPAPAPARGLASSAAALAEDDYWSDWEDEEEEARRARASAPIPGTDPAGGGPRGVQWVVMGRPGPQKHAHAARLAEVLDVPYISMGTLVRQELNPASQLYRKIANSVNEGRLVPEDIIFGLLTKRLEEGYNKGETGFILDGIPRTRMQAEILDEIVDVDLVLNFKCADDCFMKTRSRGDICSHCGQLFDVRNSASTNSSPCVRSYTWHSQVEPASVLGLEDSRLERMRTYAKQTKLLEDYYKQQRKIVELKTSARPGETWQGLVAALHLQHLDAPPTPHKLTV comes from the exons atGGCCGGCCTCCTGCGGCTCGCCGCCCGATCCCTctcccgccgcgcgcccgcgcccgcccccgcccggggCCTCGCGTCCTCCGCGGCGGCCCTGGCGGAGGACGACTACTGGTCCGActgggaggacgaggaggaggaggcgcgccgcgcgcgggccTCGGCCCCGATCCCCGGGACCGACCCCGCCGGCGGGGGCCCCCGGGGCGTGCAGTGGGTCGTGATGGGCCGTCCCGGCCCGCAGAAGCACGCCCACGCCGCGCGCCTCGCGGAGGTGCTCGACGTCCCGTACATCTCCATGGGGACGCTCGTCAGGCAGGAGCTCAACCCCGCCTCCCAGCTCTACAGGAAG ATTGCAAATTCGGTAAACGAAGGGAGGCTTGTGCCTGAGGACATCATATTTGGACTGCTGACGAAGCGGCTTGAGGAGGGATACAACAAGGGTGAAACCGGATTCATTCTTGATGGGATACCACGCACCCGAATGCAAGCT GAGATTCTTGATGAGATTGTGGATGTTGATTTGGTTCTGAATTTCAAATGTGCTGATGACTGTTTCATGAAGACGCGGTCAAGGGGTGACATCTGTTCCCACTGTGGGCAGCTCTTTGATGTCCGCAATTCAGCATCTACAAACAGTAGCCCCTGTGTCAGGAGTTATACATGGCATTCTCAGGTAGAGCCTGCTAGTGTTCTTGGCCTCGAAGACTCAAGGTTGGAGAGGATGCGTACTTATGCTAAGCAG ACCAAGCTGCTGGAAGACTACTACAAGCAACAGAGAAAAATTGTGGAACTGAAGACATCAGCTCGCCCTGGGGAAACATGGCAGGGGCTTGTAGCCGCACTGCATCTCCAGCATCTGGACGCACCCCCAACACCGCACAAACTCACCGTGTAA
- the LOC117861591 gene encoding auxin-induced protein 15A, giving the protein MGGGGKKLQQLMARLHLARQQGGVVPRGHFVVYVGEARARFVVPTAYLKQPAFVALLESAEEDYFGLDHHCHPGGLTIPSCSERDFATLVRSFG; this is encoded by the coding sequence atgggcggcggcgggaagaagCTGCAGCAGCTGATGGCGCGGCTGCACCTGGCGAGGCAGCAGGGAGGGGTGGTGCCGCGGGGCCACTTCGTGGTGTACGTGGGGGAGGCGCGGGCGCGGTTCGTGGTGCCGACGGCGTACCTGAAGCAGCCGGCGTTCGTGGCGCTGCTGGAGAGCGCGGAGGAGGACTACTTCGGCCTCGACCACCACTGCCACCCCGGCGGACTCACCATCCCCTCCTGCTCCGAGCGGGACTTCGCAACGCTCGTACGGAGCTTCGGCTAA
- the LOC117862085 gene encoding auxin-induced protein 15A, protein MAGKLGHLLTRLHLARSRSSPADVPRGHLAVYVGEGRKRLVVPTACLSHPAFVTMLKRVEDEFGFDHRCGGLTIPCADEGDFADIVGGVDEHH, encoded by the coding sequence ATGGCGGGGAAGCTGGGGCATCTGCTGACGAGGCTGCACCTGGCGAGGAGCCGGTCGTCGCCGGCGGACGTACCGAGGGGCCACCTGGCGGTGTACGTCGGGGAGGGGCGGAAGCGGCTGGTGGTTCCGACGGCGTGCCTGAGCCACCCGGCGTTCGTGACGATGCTAAAGCGGGTGGAGGACGAGTTCGGCTTCGACCACCGGTGCGGCGGCCTCACCATCCCCTGCGCCGACGAGGGCGACTTCGCCGACATCGTCGGCGGCGTGGACGAGCACCACTGA